From Daucus carota subsp. sativus chromosome 6, DH1 v3.0, whole genome shotgun sequence, the proteins below share one genomic window:
- the LOC108224452 gene encoding ACT domain-containing protein ACR11: MYPNTSVSLQTPLLRIYSSIHSPYFYFTEDCSIVFPRFYQVAMAMASSWLTLKTCSNLNAKAPLFKGSFAHDPSYPSYISSKIRLSSSLSSISVKASSSLSTAVEDKSNSDIKKIPTPKVILDQDSNPDATVVEITFGDRLGTLLDTMEALKNLGLNVVKANVYLDDSGKHTKFFITNASSGRKIEDPELLEAIRLTIINNLLEYHPESSAQLAMGEAFGGLPPNEKLDVDVATHINVRDDGPEQSLLYVETADRPGLLVDLVKTISDINVAVQSGEFDTEGLLAKAKFHVNYRNKPLIEPLQQVLANSLRYFLRRPSTEEASF, from the exons ATGTATCCAAACACTTCAGTTTCTTTACAAACACCCCTTCTCAGGATTTACTCTAGTATTCACTCCCCATATTTTTATTTCACAGAGGATTGTTCTATAGTGTTTCCAAGATTTTACCAAGTGGCTATGGCTATGGCTTCTTCTTGGCTTACTCTCAAGACTTGCAGCAACTTGAATGCTAAAGCACCTCTTTTTAAGGGTTCTTTTGCTCATGATCCATCATACCCATCATACATTTCATCTAAAATAAG ATTGTCATCGTCACTCAGTAGCATATCTGTGaaagcatcatcatcattatccacAGCTGTGGAG GATAAAAGTAAttctgatattaaaaaaatcccaACGCCCAAAGTGATATTAGACCAAGATTCAAATCCAGACGCAACTGTGGTTGAGATTACTTTTGGGGATCGCCTTGGCACTCTTCTTGATACG ATGGAGGCACTTAAAAATCTTGGATTGAACGTTGTGAAGGCAAATGTGTATCTTGATGATTCTGGGAAGCACACCAAGTTTTTCATCACAAATGC TTCCAGTGGTAGAAAAATTGAGGATCCGGAATTACTAGAGGCAATCCGTTTGACTATCATCAACAATTTGCTGGAGTATCATCcg GAGTCCAGTGCCCAACTAGCAATGGGAGAAGCATTTGGAGGTTTGCCACCAAACGAGAAG CTTGATGTGGATGTTGCAACTCACATCAATGTACGTGATGATGGACCTGAACaaag CTTGTTGTATGTTGAGACAGCAGATCGCCCTGGGTTACTTGTGGATCTAGTGAAGACAATAAGTGACATAAATGTTGCCGTTCAATCAGGAGAGTTTGACACTGAG GGCTTGTTGGCTAAGGCAAAATTTCACGTCAACTACCGAAATAAACCACTCATCGAGCCTCTTCAACAG GTTCTTGCTAATAGTTTACGATATTTTCTGAGGCGCCCATCAACCGAAGAAGCGAGTTTCTGA